The Pseudophryne corroboree isolate aPseCor3 chromosome 10, aPseCor3.hap2, whole genome shotgun sequence DNA segment TTAATCTATAACCCACCACAATGGGAAGCTGTGCTCAGAGCTGCTTTATCAGTCAGACACACATGAAAGTTGACTTGGGAGTCAGTAATTTGTTTCAGTATAGAAAGAGAATacatgtaagttttgtgtgaactgtaTAAAGGTGGTGCTAAATGTGTGAAACATTTTGGAGAGGTTGAGGAGGTGGATTTATATTCCGTAAGCTTTCCAGATGTGGTTTGTGTTTGGGGAACACAGGAAGGTTTGTAGGCGAGGGGAAAGACTATATATAAATAGGGCAGCCTGAAAAAGTCGTCTGACTGAGTAAACAGAGATAAGTAAAGAGAAAATAAGAGATGTAGAACATTGTTACAGCTCTACTTATGGCTTTCTATGCTAGTTGAACTACTTTATATTGGATTTGGTAGAGCACAGGCAACTAATACTGGTACTGGAAAAGTGGAACCGCAGTGGAGGAACGTTTAGCAATATTCAAAATAGATGGATGATAGTCTGGTCATAGGACCAGTAAGGAAGCTATTGCACTGGTCAATGCAGGACATTATGAGTACACGATATCTATGTTTTGCTGTGTCTTCTTGTTAGATATGGGTATATTCTGGAGAAATTTCTTAGATGAATATATAAGTCATGGAAAGTGGTGGAAAGTTTCTGATAATTAATAGAACTGATACTTATGTGGGAATGAGGAAGTCTGGATGAGTGCAAAGAGATTAAAATGTTGGCGGGAAGATAGGTGCTGTTCAGCGATGGTCCAAGATAGGTGAAAAAGTgtaaaaaacccccccaaaaaaacaagggAACACGGTCAGGAGGAAATAAGATCAGGGCTGTGACCATTGCAATTAGTAGAAGACGTAGGGCTCTatatactaagccatggagagagataaagttaacagagataaagtaccaaccaacctgctCCTTTCTAtcatttttgcaaacacagcctgtaacatggcagttaggagctgattggctagtactttatctccatccactttatctatctACACGACTTAGTAAATAAATGCCTTAGTTAGTGACatatttatcaaaaaatatttgtgggatatcccaTCCATGGCTACCCACCCATAAATAATAAGCATCTCCGGGATGTATCTAGAGAGGATCGCATTAGATAAGAGAGATATATGTTGCTGTCCACATTTTTCAGTTGCAAAACGCAAccctcataggtttctatgggggctgctaaaaTGTTGACTTTATCAAacgtagccattgtagcctatgggctgcacTCCAAAACATTTATTGAGAGGGATCTAAAGGATCCCTCTATGGCACAGGCCACTCACATATGCACAATGTGATGGCCTGTGTATGTGTAGTAGCATGGCCAGCTCTCAAACCACATAAAGTGATCGCATTGGGACAGGGGTTCCGAGGTGTTCCAAGCGGTTCCGATACAGAATTTTTTTGGGACACAATAAGAAATGAATCAGTTCTCTAAGAACCACATATACCATATGTCTCAATAGTCAACTCTATGATCATCTCCCTTCTAGGTGTGTTGAGCAGACAGTGGTCAGCCTGGATGCCTCCATCAATCTCAGCTTTTAAGGAGACCTGTGTGGCCATTCCATGCACCTTTGACTATCCCGAGGACATCCGACCGTCGGCGGTTCATGGCATCTGGTACCTCAACAGCCCGTACCCTAAGAACTTCCCTCCCGTGGTCCTGAAAACAAAGACCAACACGGCACATGAACTCTATATGGGTCGTACCAAGATGATCGGAGACCTTCAGATGTCCAACTGCTCGATACAGATTGACAAAGTCACCAGTGAGCTGCAGGGGAAATACTACTTCCGGGCCGACTTGGGCGGTTACAATCAGTACACCTACTCAGAACACGCCAACCTCTTTATATTAGGTGACCGTTCCGTTCTCAGTTTTCTCAGAATGCTTAATTACAGCTTTAGTCAGTATCTAGTGTGATGGATTAGGTCAAGAATGGGGAACCGGTTAAACAGAATGGGGATCATGCTAAATTGGACACAATTTGCATATAAATTGTGTGCGCAAGATGGCCCCGGGGGAAATGGTCACCCCAAGGGCATAAGGCGCAACTACTATCTTTGGAAAAGAAACAAGATACAGTCAAACAAATGTATGCAACTATGTATAGGTTTCCAATGTATAGGTCACCAGGAATAAGGcttacagtcaaaaggttgaccgcATATAGCGTCTCTATGTCAAAGTTCCAAATAGTGAACACAAGTGAGCAGTAGTGAGTCGCCGCGGCGGTGGATCAGCCGACGTATCTATGAGGTGTGTACCGTGCTTCAAGTCGTCAGGTTTGAAATGTTGAGGGGTTTAAatagtcgacatgacaatggttgacacacatatggtcgacacatgtttttgggGGGTTGgggatttttcatattttttcaactTTGGTCCGGGATGCAATGAAGTCAGAGTTCGGCGGCTATACAAGATGCCGGCCAAAcgtagatgtttttttaaaggggcaatcatgtacaaggctaaaccatgtaatgtacatgatttcccctttaaaaaaatgccCGTGTTCGGCCGGCAACCCACATGGCCgccaaacttggacttcattacatgccGGCCTTGgactgatttactatccacgtggactattatTGGGAATAGAAAGCTTGCctagtgtcgaccttttgaccttgtcatgtcgaccttttggccctgtcaacctaatgcatgtagaccatATAGGGTCGACATATTGActttcaacctagacactgtcgacctatacaTTGGTACCTgggaagcttacaatctaaatttccTACCAAACATACACACCATTACAGCCAATCAGATTGTACCTATCATTAGTGTAGTACATTCCATGAcatgatagctagaacctgattggttgtatgggcaccaccactggttctctTCAGATGGTTTGCtaaatctctccctaaggtgggaatgtatcaaaccttgtgaagagtggagaagttgcctacagaaaccaatcaacttctatcaAGCATTTATcaagtccacttctccactctttagaaggtttgctacatcgCCTCCTAAGGGAgaagcatgcgcaggtctctggcagGCAATGGTTACGATATGTCACACGTCTAACATGTCGGATGGACTTTCCTTTATAGATGAGCCCTTTGTAGTTGGACCTCAGGAAATCATATCCGGGACTGAAGCAGAGATCACCTGCTTGGTGGACGATAACTGTCCTGACATGAAGCCCACGGTGACCTGGATGGACCTGGAGGGGCTTGAGCACCACACCGTTTACGCCCGGCTGGAGGAGAGCAACGCTGCCTGGAAACAGATATCCACTCTGAAGTTCCTGCCGTCCCATAAGAACAACGGCCAACGGCTGGGCTGTAAGGTCACGTTTCCAGGCACCGAGTTGGACTATAAAGGCTTTGTTACAATGGATGTAAAATGTAAGCTAGAGATATATAGCCATAAAAtaagttatattattattattattgttcttcttcttcttcttcttcttttataAAGTGCTGACATATTGTACTATATAGTGCTGTATATTGAGGGGATCATACTACACAACGATTGCGTACACAGATAACAGAAAACAGAAGGTACTGACCAAATGAGCTCACTATCTAAAATGACTACATATACCGAGGAACTGAAGGAAACCTCCATTAAACTGGGTCCAGTGCCTGATACCTTGGTGACTAATCATCCCCGCCATCAGATAATTGGGCCATACTGCTTACACTGCATGCACAATGCCATATTTTATAAGTAGCTCATCCCCGACAGTTAGGTTATGCCCAAATTTTGCGCAGTAAACCTCCAGAAAATTTTCTCATTGCTCTATACTAATTTTAGAAGGGACAGTGACCATTTCTATCTCTTCTAGATGCCCCCCGCATTGTGGATATAAACTCGTCCACGGAAAcgacggagggcacccaggtggtGTTCATATGTGTGATAGACAGCAACCCCGTGTCACGGGTCACGTGGTACAAGGATGATTTACTGTTGAAAGAAGACTTCACGGGGAACCTGACGCTGGAGTTGGAGTATGTCACCTACAACCACGACGGGATATACGTTTGTGCGGCTGAGAATGAGTACGGCCGGACCAATAAATCCATGGGACTGGCGGTCATGTGTAAGGAATGAGTTTCTATTATGTTattaatagtatcacagggatattgTACtcttgctgtaaaatataaggtggATGTCATGGCGGATTTCTATTACAGCAGCAGGCGGTATACGGGCCGTGGGAGCTGACTtctaatatctttttttttaatatagtaTTATTGAAGAAGTCAAAGAACCAAAAACTCCAATATGCGCTATTTTCAATAACATTTAAAGTCCACCATCAGTGTTTATCAAAAAaggatcttaaggtgggtacacactgatagatatatctaccgagcaattgatctgcagatatatctatagacggatgtcatgaactgggggggtgcgtacacacgcccgcccagttcagctgtcaatcaccgccggccgccgcagcatgtgtacgggtggccggcctgtcacccgtacacacacagtgatgcgccaatatatcggtagatatattgaccgtcggctgtgctgcggggccgacgcgatacgtctgtgaacgacggagttcacagacgtatcgcccgcacacactggccgatggacccgcgatatatcggccgttcaatagaacggccgatatatcggccagtgtgtacccacctttactctccTTATTTGGTTTGGAAATGGAGCAAGTTCAGCCTCCTGGTTTTCCATGACATAGGATTTGATTTAGCTCTTCTACTTCCTTTTTCTTCCTATTTTTGCTTGGCAATAAGCCAAGTaagggaaaaagaaaaacaaaaagattGTGCAAAACCTTCTATAAAAGAATTATAAAAGAAGGGTTTCGGTACTGAGGAAGGGGGGATGGAGAGGGCACAGCTgtaccaatttttttttaacacatatAAGCATACATATAATGTATGTAATATACCCTGTATGTGCTGACTTTCTGACCACGGGTTTCAGCACCACGGTGTATCACTTACCTGCCGCTCTACCTAGGACACAGCAGCATGAAGCTTGTCTTTGCTGTATAAACCCTcttccccagactcctgtgaaactagccagtgGGAGTCTATGGGCGGGCTTAGGAAGAAGAAGTGAAGCCGAGTGCTGCGACCGATTTAGCATCTTTTGCCATGGTCATACGTATATGCTAATGGtactatcagcccttcccctggtctaCAAGTGTGCGTTTGACTGCGCAAGGACTGAGACATCCACCGTGTGTGTGTCTTTACACTGTAACACTGcttggtattgggggtcattccgagttgttcgctcgcaagctgtttttagcagctttacacacgctaagccgccgcctactgggagtgaatcttagcatcttaaaattgcgaactaaagattctcaaaattgcgattacacacctcttagcagtttctgagtagcttcaaacttactcggcatctgcgatcagttcagtgcttgtcgttcctggtttgacgtcacaaacacacccagcgttcgcccagacactcctccgtttctccagccactcccgcgtttttcccagaaacggtagcgttttttcacacacacccataaaacggccagtttccgcccagaaacacccacttcctgtcaatcacattacgatgaccagaacgattaaaaaaacgtgagtaaaattcctaactgcatagcaaatttacttggcgcagtcgcagtgcgaacattgcgcatgcgcactaagcggaaaatcgctgcgatgcgaagaaatttaccgagcgaacaactcggaatgacccccattggccgcaCATTGGAATCTCACACATTCCTCATGCTATTTGCAGAGTCTCCGTCAGATTTtgacctccaatgtgagcaattaagcATCGACATTGCATGAGACTCAGAATCATGATAGAGCTGTAATAATCATTTTGTCCACTAGATGGCAGTAGCACTTTACATATAATTAGCTGCATGAATTACAGCTTATTGACTTGACCCTTTGACTGTTCATTATAAACATTAGGCCATGTGTTGCGGTTTCCCAGCGCTGTCACTTTGTTGCAATATGATATTGGTAACTCAGACTGGGACTTTTCCCATAAATCAAACTCCTGAAGTGACTGGATTGTGCAAGCTAAAGGTCTTCTAAGGTCCTCTGGGGACATGGTGGAGTGGCCATTTATTTGGTAATATTATCGGAATATCTAATTTTGCGGCGATGCTCAGTTCCACATGCCCTTGAGTTCAGCTGCACAGTTATTACGGAGATCAATGAAATTCCCTCCACACAACAAACTGTTTTGTAAAGCTCATTTGTGCACAGGAAAAATTGTGAGAGCGCAGCAATACTGCCATTCTGTGATGGTATATACTTATTCTGGGACCGATGACCTATTGTTATGAGAATAACATTCATCTGCAGGACAGGATTTTGATGGCTGAGATGGAGCAAAactttatacattatatatatatatatatatatatttatatatatatatatatatatatatatacatatatacacatatctaggGGTTTATTCAAGGGCTGTTCAGAGTGAATTTGAGGGAGGGGACATTCCCTGTTACGTAGAGATTAGCTGACCCCCTTTTACTCCACAACAGAACTGGGCTATTTCCATGCCCCTGCAGAATACTCGTGGAATGTCTGGGAGGCTCCCGAATTTCAGTGAGGGCTCCTGGATTCCTGGGATAGTAGCAGGGGTGCATTTAGAGAGGAGGAAGCCTGTGTGCAGACGCCGTCTGGGCCTCTTCCTCTCCAGCTGGCAGCCCTGtatactctgggcactagggttgcagagctccgggaaaatggcacgtcgGCCATTTTCTCGATCATTTCCgtagtgtcatacctcccaacatgaccctctccaggagggacacaatgctctgcttctggacttccctcttactgtatgattgccagcacctgtgttgaacaggttaatggataagaaaggtgtttcagcacaggtgatggcaatcataaattaagagggaagtccaggagcagagcagtctgtccctcttggagagggtcatgttgggaggcatgtagTGTGCATGCGTGAAATGctagaaaaatggccaccgcgccattttcttgGTGATTTCCGCAAAGCTGCTGCTGCTTACTCGTGACACCAGAGGGTAGGTattgaaaataatgggtgcagggtaagctatgtgaacccCCCTGGACCCCAAGGGACCATGTGTACGGCACACACTCCACCCATTATAATATGGCAATGTATATTAGACTAACTTTCTGGATCCCGAACACTTCCACAGTGATGTGGGCGGTCCGGGAGCTCGATTTAGAGATTTGTTGACACTTCTGTCACAGTGGCTCCTTCACCAGCTGCCCACAGCAGAAAATTGTGGTGGCATGGTACGGTGGGAAGTGAAGGCCTCAATGGCGTCACTAGGGGGGTTGACGGCAGTGCGAtctgcacctgggtgtcaccctcagagggggtgacaccaaaatgccacctCCTCCACATTGAGTGGAGCTGGGTGTTGCAGTTCGACATACtcctgcagcactcagcttctgTCACAGGGGAGGAGTCAACACACCCCTGAGTGATGTCATCAGGATTccccacgaggccatgcccccttttccaaaaCACGTTCCAGACCTTGTGAGGCACtatgcacctcccccccccccccccccgtgcctccTACCTAAGCATCATTATCCTGTGTGTCTCCTGAAGAAAACATGATAAATGTATGCCTCTCACTGTTGGTGCCAGGGATAGGGGAAAGGAAATGGTGAAATGAATGAAACTGTTGGTATCACTGTGGTCATGGGGTGGTCTTTATACTGACCTTTGCCCTTTGTCTACAATGCCCATTAGTTACTACACCTGCAAAAGTCAGGCTATAGACAGGAGGGGGATATGTCCTGCATTAAAGGCCTGATTCATAGCCAAATGCTACCCGCACGCAATGCCAATTTACATGTAGTTGGCTGATTTTCAtctcctgcacatgtgcaaaaatgtGAAAAGTCTCGTACAGCGACTACGTTCCACAGAGTGACTGCGCAAAGACAGCGGTATCAGAAATGTTGTGGTTGGCGTTCTTAGCCGGCGGCTAATAATGCTCAAAAAAATTAGTAAATCAGTGGGCGTGTAATGGCAGTGTCGATGGCATGTcaatgccagtgtcggcattcacAGACGCACAGATGCTGGCGTAGAAGGCCACAGTCAGGCGGAGACACTGCAGCTGCCATATAGCTGGGGCAAGTTTCAACAGTGCGACTGACGGTGACGTATAAGGATGCACCAATCTGTATTACAGCGTGCCCGGGCACTAAAAGTGGGAGTCGCAGTCCTTGGCCGCAAGGGGAGGAGTCTGTAGTGGCATTTACATAAAGTTGCAGACGGGTGAACACCAGTAGACACTGCTGGGGGAAACATGTGTGTCTGTCTAGGTAGCAATATAAGCCATGATTTTAACCACAAAAAATGTTTGTGAATAATAAAACAAATCAATTAATCTGCTGTCTTAAGCTTATTGTTTTATGCAATTAATTTCTAATCACTGTTATTTGTATCAATTCCATCTGATAGATATAATACAGCACTAACTCTATCAGGGATTGCAGCTAACTGATGCCAAGTGAATTTGCAGAGACAGCGTCCCGCCCCGTCTTCACTTCTCAGCTGTAACTCATTTACTACAGCAGATGTAAGGCGAGGCGCAGGGCTGGCTGGGTGGTCTGGGCGCCCCAAGTGATAGGAAAACAGTTCTGGTTGCAAACTATTTGCAGGAAAGTCGCTCTGTTATAAGAGCTACAGACTTTCAGGAAGAAGAGACCAACTCCGGCTCTGCCTTGCAGCTACACTGGGTCTCCCCGACTTCTGTGGGAATGAAAGCGTTAAAAACTCCATCTAAACACTTTAAGTTTTAATGCAATATTCTGTATACGACGCAGTTTAGATGGAACAGTTTTATGTCGCACCTAAGTATGGAATGTTTTGATAAATAACTAAACCCGCCCATCTGGCAGTAACCGGGATGCTACAATGTTCTTCTGGCCTCTAGACGGGTTGGTGAACACAACCTGCTTATCATTAGCACAAATAAGTTGGATGCATTAACTTGGTTTAAAATATTGACGCGTTTCGCACCAACCTCACATCACTACTGAGTACTATTGTTACTGTTTTGGTGCTGGGATGGGCTATAACTTTTCACAGCTCATCCCACTTCAAACTTACCTACACGAGAACGATGGGAAGTTGGATGGGGTttaaatattctgtgctgctgttaaCTTTCTAACattctgattggctacaggctgtTCTATCCCCACCCATCCTCTGTACATCCATCTGTCTCTAATTTGGAAGAAAAGCCACCTTAAACAATATACAgtattataatatatattgatatatagaacactttcttttttttgttttttggggtttttttttgctgCACAAAAGTCTTTCATTACAAATTCAgcacaaaaaattattttaaatagaTGTTTGTATATCTCTTTCTGTCTTAATATAGTATGTAAAGAACATACTTCAATTTTAAAACCATTTTTAAGTCTAACTTTTTGAACTGATTTAACCACAGTTGGTAGAAAGTTGAAATCGGGCAACATTTTGTTTCCTCTCGTTCCCAAAAGGGACCCCAATTGTTTCAGAAATGTAGCCCACTGAATGTTATCTTACTGTCTGTAGACTTAATATAGTGGGTGGAGCAGTCTTGAAATTAGCATGGGCTCATGTAACATCTCTTACTGCCCCCTACTGGTCAGGCTGGTCAACCGTTCAAATAGAGACTCATTTAGTGTAGATTAATGGGGCAAATTTGCACCTGTACAAATATGTTGctgaactgatttttttttttttgcatgcaggtaaAATAGTGTCTGATTTTGCAAGCACAATAGAATACAAATACTGCttagctttatttgtacactgaggCTTAAGGTTCAGTTACAGAAGTATGTGCACCCCCAACTCTAAATCTGTCCAACATTTAACCCCCCGTAATATTGCATTTTCCAAATTGTCAGATGTCATCTGATTTTACCATCCCATGGGTATAGTCAAACTGAATGTTGGTCTTCTTCAGCTCTTGGGTTGAGCGACCGGATCAGCTAGCATTCGAGAACCCTCCAAGACAGCTTGCATTGAATTTACACCAGTTTTTCTATAGTCTGAGAACCAGTAGTTGGTAGGGAAATAACAATGTGACTCTATTATCTTTCAGATGCTCCTTGGAAGCCATCGGTGAATGCGTCGATGGTAGCGGTGGAAGGAGAGGCGGTCACCATAACATGTAACACCCAGGGGAACCCTGATCCCATTATCTCCATCGTGAAGGACAAACAAGTTCTTAACTCCGTCATCTTCCAGAATGACCTTGTGCTAGAAATCCCCTCGGTCACTCATGAGCATGACGGGGAATACTGGTGTCTGGCCGAGAACCAGTACGGACACAGCAATAGCTCCTTTAACCTCACCGTTGTGTGTAAGTGTTCCGTCATCAGACAAAAAGAAAAACATTTGTCATTCTGCTGACTCTACTGGCTGAGGATGATGATGCTCCCTCCACTGGGAAGTCCTCTACTATTCAGTATCTGTCTTTGAacacttccatacagtgaatggctgtcaacactctgattggtggatagctccagccatccaccaatcagcaagctgacagccattcactgtctggctactGACTGAGAGGCAGGTAGAGCATGATGTCTtgccactctgattgtgtgactACAACCAACCCCTGCACGGAGGTCCCtataattgtggggccctgggcagctgcccagtgggcctttatgttaagatggccctgagaaAACCCCAATGTACATTAATTCATCTTAAGGGTGCATATTTGTCAAaaaatatttgtgggatatcccctgaaaacacccatttttggggagcacccacaaatattaagtaccACTGGATGTATGCACAAGGGATCGCAGATATATGCTGCCGGTCCTCCATTTTCAATCACAAAAGCAACCTCCCAATAGCTTTCTACAGGAACTGCTAAAATGCTGTACTTACCAAGCTCTGGAAATCCCAGCTGGTGTTACTCGTTGTAGCCTATGGCAACAGATTGCAGGCAATAATGGTGCAGTCTGATGACCGTGCATGGACAGAAGCGGGTAAAGTGATTTTATTAGCGATATCTTTACTTTTACACATCGCAGGGATGGAGCCTCTATCCCTGTGTAAGAATAATAATACATTCCTTCCGTACTTCATTTCTTATTGCCATGATAaggaacacattttttttataatgatcaggactaagggggacatttactaagcagtgataagagcggagaagtgagccagtggagaagttgccccatcaaccaatcagcagctctgtatcattttatagtatgcaaattataaatgttacttcagtgctgattggttgccgtgggcaacttctccactggctcacttctccactcttatcactgcttagtaaatgtccccctaagtcctgaTAAGTAATAGTATGCCCCTAAGTGTGTATAGGGCAGATTAACTTGCTCTGTATAGACAGATAGGGGGTGTTTATCAATTGATTAATATAACTCTAATCTTGTTCTGAGGTaaagtcataggtgtgcgcagggggggtgcctggtgcgcacaggtaccccctaatgtctggcaccccgatctcacatgcctgatgcagcgatcgccgagcaggctgattactgtcccctctgctctgcaccctgtcaggactgtattactgaccggacgcctgggttaatcaagggtgccactgccaccggctttcaaactcccggctccacctccatgtacaaaaacagcgtgatgtgacgtgattacgtaatgctgcttgcacgcccacctctctcctatgctatgccaatgccagccactgatgaggatcagcatgcagccagcgttcctcttaggaagacaaattaaaaactggcaggcggtcggcagcaacattgacacgtcactcgtttttccagcagcggcaatactagtctgccactgtcagtgtcagtgagtgactgacttgtaagtaagctgctgcagcttgcaggggaaagagagggggagccagaccgggctgaggaggagcagtgtaattgcagaaagtgccatcaggggtgtttgtttggtacacaccacaacatctgacagtgtatctgctttattaggattggtacaagggtggatattttatattgcgttgaccggcaatagatggtgctagacacacccctccgacggtgcaccccctaataaaatgtgctgcgcacgctagTGGGTAAAGTTCAATGAGACATAAAAATATAAAATGGCAGCTTACGTCCTTCCCACGCTCCTGCTTGTATCTGGATCAAGGGCGGATTGGGATGAAGAACCAGCGGGGGCGGGTTTGTGGAGGAAGGCAGGAtcactcctcatagggcctgattgtatgcaaatgcggccttccttgcgtctttcgcTGCagaccagaggaggattgggaactAAATGTGgctctgtaaaattttgtagaagaggCCCAACaatggcagcacaagaggtataacatactgtgtagccgtAGGAgcgtctgatcgctgggctgcgttttttactgtcctgcgttcagatagtcgccgcctacagggggggggggtgtatattcgccatgcaagtgtgcgctgctatgtgtacgccgagctgctaaaattctgtgtgtgcagtgtgtgcgcagcccaggacttactcctacagggcgatcacatcaggctgatcggggccgcagctgacgtcagacaccctccctgaaaatgcttgggcacgcctgcgtttttccagacactccctgtaaacgctcagttgccacccccaaatggcctcttcctgtcaatcaccttgcgaacgcctgtgcgatcggatttttcgcaccatcccgttgctgaccggcgatgcccgttgttgttgtccgacgcgcatgcgcattgcagtgcacatacatgcgcagttaggacctgaccgcccgctgtgcgaaaacgcacagcagcgatcagacctgaattaccccctatgtgcagtgcaggtggggcagatgtaacatgtgcagagagagttggatttggatgtggtgtcttcaaactgaaatctaaattgcagtgtaaaaataaagcagtaattaccctgcacagaaacaaaataacccacccaaatctaactctctctgcacatgttacatctgccc contains these protein-coding regions:
- the MAG gene encoding myelin-associated glycoprotein isoform X2; the encoded protein is MALRWRSLPLLFLLVEGVLSRQWSAWMPPSISAFKETCVAIPCTFDYPEDIRPSAVHGIWYLNSPYPKNFPPVVLKTKTNTAHELYMGRTKMIGDLQMSNCSIQIDKVTSELQGKYYFRADLGGYNQYTYSEHANLFILDEPFVVGPQEIISGTEAEITCLVDDNCPDMKPTVTWMDLEGLEHHTVYARLEESNAAWKQISTLKFLPSHKNNGQRLGCKVTFPGTELDYKGFVTMDVKYAPRIVDINSSTETTEGTQVVFICVIDSNPVSRVTWYKDDLLLKEDFTGNLTLELEYVTYNHDGIYVCAAENEYGRTNKSMGLAVMYAPWKPSVNASMVAVEGEAVTITCNTQGNPDPIISIVKDKQVLNSVIFQNDLVLEIPSVTHEHDGEYWCLAENQYGHSNSSFNLTVVFSPLVLSESKCTVTKDNVQCMCTVKSNPDPYIIFEIPEKNFTVSELNTEYVHSQRNGYMVSSILTLQKETELPQVVLCSASNLYGKKVHELLFQDSSNLIWAKIGPVGAVVVFVILVAVGGYMIKTREKKSMTESSSFIQKETSPSYSGDTSAKKSSGKIESEEISTVEVK
- the MAG gene encoding myelin-associated glycoprotein isoform X1, with product MALRWRSLPLLFLLVEGVLSRQWSAWMPPSISAFKETCVAIPCTFDYPEDIRPSAVHGIWYLNSPYPKNFPPVVLKTKTNTAHELYMGRTKMIGDLQMSNCSIQIDKVTSELQGKYYFRADLGGYNQYTYSEHANLFILDEPFVVGPQEIISGTEAEITCLVDDNCPDMKPTVTWMDLEGLEHHTVYARLEESNAAWKQISTLKFLPSHKNNGQRLGCKVTFPGTELDYKGFVTMDVKYAPRIVDINSSTETTEGTQVVFICVIDSNPVSRVTWYKDDLLLKEDFTGNLTLELEYVTYNHDGIYVCAAENEYGRTNKSMGLAVMYAPWKPSVNASMVAVEGEAVTITCNTQGNPDPIISIVKDKQVLNSVIFQNDLVLEIPSVTHEHDGEYWCLAENQYGHSNSSFNLTVVFSPLVLSESKCTVTKDNVQCMCTVKSNPDPYIIFEIPEKNFTVSELNTEYVHSQRNGYMVSSILTLQKETELPQVVLCSASNLYGKKVHELLFQDSSNLIWAKIGPVGAVVVFVILVAVGGYMIKTREKKSMTESSSFIQKETSPSYSGDTSAKKSSGKIENRFLSISERILLSKRKQAPTVDSEYANIDFTKRNVMDIYSSPEELTEYAEIRVK